The Vicia villosa cultivar HV-30 ecotype Madison, WI linkage group LG1, Vvil1.0, whole genome shotgun sequence genome includes a region encoding these proteins:
- the LOC131653955 gene encoding putative F-box protein At1g67623: MAPTISFKKKSNKKQHALPSSSSIQSLPRDLLLDMLISVTSQSFVDLYSMKLCCRDFLKVEEENYVLQKVSLNQFPLIQWFPNKKELYFLARCKESGNIESLFREGFLKYFSYPNGNIGGLKRLKTTAQKGHKEAIYIYGMILLCSKDYESRKEGLKHMRSLRMSKCIMITRKKVQYLTSSLWRNNGLLARNQTPLCDSKDTCKGWRVKKGKWLLFDDEDDDIESCEACRWDHELEFFYKLFNV, translated from the coding sequence ATGGCACCAACTATATCATTCAAGAAAAAAAGCAACAAAAAACAACATGCATTaccttcttcatcttccataCAATCACTTCCAAGAGATTTGTTACTTGACATGCTTATAAGTGTAACCTCTCAATCTTTTGTTGATCTTTACAGCATGAAATTGTGCTGTCGAGATTTTCTAAAAGTCGAGGAAGAAAACTACGTGTTACAAAAAGTTTCGCTAAATCAATTTCCCTTGATTCAATGGTTTCCTAACAAGAAAGAATTATATTTTTTAGCGCGTTGCAAGGAAAGTGGAAATATAGAAAGCTTGTTTAGAGAAGGATTTCTCAAATATTTTAGTTATCCAAATGGAAATATCGGTGGCCTTAAGAGACTAAAAACAACGGCTCAAAAGGGTCATAAGGAAGCCATATACATCTATGGTATGATCCTGTTGTGTTCAAAAGATTACGAATCAAGAAAAGAAGGACTTAAGCATATGCGTTCTTTGAGGATGTCGAAATGTATTATGATAacaagaaagaaggttcaatatTTAACAAGTTCTTTATGGAGAAATAATGGCTTATTGGCACGCAATCAAACTCCTCTATGCGATTCAAAGGATACTTGCAAGGGATGGAGAGTGAAGAAAGGTAAATGGTTGTTATTTGACGATGAAGATGATGACATTGAATCGTGTGAAGCTTGTAGATGGGATCACGAGTTAGAGTTTTTTTATAAGTTATTTAATGTTTAG